The proteins below are encoded in one region of Neodiprion virginianus isolate iyNeoVirg1 chromosome 7, iyNeoVirg1.1, whole genome shotgun sequence:
- the LOC124309021 gene encoding thyrotropin-releasing hormone receptor-like, with protein sequence MSDYHMEMYTDGSLVPVCLIEANEAWRSAFFVTTIVIFFFVPLFILVILYTIIARHLMANPTISRGPANNLLKYRKQVVLMLGTVVLSFFVCLLPFRAFTLWVICGSQDSMIGLGIDGYYGVLYFSRVMLYLNSAVNPILYNLMSTKFREGFLRLCGIGVKKKAPGRTGTYTTGSTNCSSNHSDFWRRHSSNKSCSVKTPNNPVEKQLKLPLLSSVTDGIIRKKQESYVLNQRSRD encoded by the exons ATGTCCGATTATCACATGGAGATGTACACCGACGGATCGCTGGTTCCGGTTTGCCTCATAGAAGCTAACGAGGCATGGAGGAGCGCGTTCTTTGTAACAACGATAGTGATATTCTTCTTCGTGCCGCTTTTCATCCTCGTTATCCTGTACACTATAATAGCGAGACACCTGATGGCTAACCCGACGATAAGTCGAGGTCCTGCGAACAACTTGCTCAAGTATCGAAAGCAGGTCGTCCTCATGCTGGGAACCGTCGTCCTCAGCTTCTTCGTATGCCTCCTGCCCTTCAGGGCATTTACACTTTGGGTGATTTGCGGCTCCCAGGATTCGATGATCGGCCTTGGTATCGACGGCTACTACGGCGTCCTTTACTTCAGCAGGGTGATGCTGTATCTGAACTCGGCGGTAAATCCGATCCTCTACAATCTTATGTCGACGAAATTTCGCGAGGGATTTTTGAGGCTCTGTGGCATCGGCGTGAAGAAGAAGGCTCCCGGTAGAACGGGCACTTACACAACAGGATCGACAAACTGCAGTTCCAATCATTCGGACTTCTGGCGGAGGCACAGCAGCAATAAAAGCTGCAGCGTCAAAACGCCGAACAACCCCGTTGAAAAACAGCTCAAACTTCCGCTCCTCTCCTCCGTCACCGATGGTATAATCAGAAAGAAACAGGAGAGTTATGTG CTGAATCAGAGGTCGAGAGATTAA